The genomic DNA CCCCAACGCTCAGTCGTCCAAGACACCCTAGTCAAATTACCCCCTGCTTCTCCCAAATAAACCAAAGGAACAGGAGGTTGAATGACTCGATGAGATTGTTGAAAGCGTCTCATTCCAACACCCAACTTCAAGCATCCTCACACGTTCCTCTAACCACATTGGCACTCAAATCAATCCCTGCTCAAAAAATGTGTCTGTGAAGCCATGCATCCCCTATCCTACATGCCCCTTACGAGTATGCCCAAAAGTTTACTCGTCGGGAACGACAATCTCGCCTTCCTGGATAGCAACAATGACGTCGTGGGGGTTCTTGCCGTCAACAGTGCAACCAACAGAGTGGGCGGTACCGAGGATTTCACGGACACCACCGGAGAGGTCCTTGGCGAAAGACTTGTGGGCCATCTTACGGGCAATCTGGAGTCGCATAGTGTTTGGTTAGTAAAGAACAAACAGGTTTTTGACAGAAAGATAAAGAGATGACTAACATCGTAGATCTGGTCAAGGGGGACGTTACCGGAGTGCTTGAtgttcttctccttcttcctgtccCTAGGGGGCTCCTTGAGGGCCTTGATGAcaagggaagaggcggagggAACAACGGAGACGGCGGCTTGCCTATAGTTGATGCATTAGAACTTGAAATTTGGAGCCCTGACAGTCGATGAACTGACCTGTTCTGGATAGTGAGCTGGACGGTCACTCGGAGACCCTTCCAGTCACCAGTGGCCTTAGCAATGTCTTCTCCGACCTTCTTGGGGGACTATAAAATCAGTTAGTCAATGGCCCTCAGGATTTTATGAGGGCGGCGTGTCCGTGCTTTATCCACCCCAAGATCCCATACTCTCCGCATCGAGCCTTCCCAATACTCGTCTCTCGCAGACCGTCCCAAATTTTCCCGTCACACGCTCCAACCGACACTGATTGCGTTCCTGCCTTGGACTTCCTCCAGATTCTTCGATGCACAGACACGCCAGCTCTGATGACAATCACTTACGAGACCAAGGGGACCGATCTTGGGGGCCAAAGCGGAAGAGGCACCGACCTCACCACCGGTCGCTCGGAGGTAGATAATCTATTTGAGATGTCGAATTTAGGCCGACCAAGAAGGTCAATTGATTACCATGAGATTgcaaagaggaaagagatagTGGTGTAAGAAAAGGGTAAATTGAAGAAAATAGGCATAGTCGTTACAGTCGTGGGCGATGGTAAATTTGTACGGTTGAAGAGGCAGCAATTGTGACAAATATCAGCTTCTCGTTCACGTTTCCTCAAtatctcctcatccaacGCACCTTAACCTCGCTGGGGTCGAACTTGGGGGGCATTGTCGGATGTAGGGTGGTGAGGGGTAGGTAGTTTTTAAGGAGAGtttttgaagagcaagaagaaaagacgtTATGCACTCGAGAATGTCAAAGTCGACTACCGCGGCCCCCTCGCCAGCAGACACGCTGCGAGCGAGAGCTCGCCACGATATTATATTGCCGAAATACCGACATCAAAAAGCAGTGGCGGACATTGGGTGAACGGAAGCAATTGCATTTCGGCGATAAGGCAAGTCCGACAAATTCGAAGCCGCTCAATACGTCTGGAATCTGAGACGCGACTGATCTGCACAGGGTCCTAGCGGTAATAAAGAGCAAAGCCAACGCGTCACGTGCTGTTACGTATGCAGCTGAGCAGCTTGGCCGATGACGGCCGGCAAGAGTTGATTAGTAGTTAGTTGCCGAATAACCCGAGTTTGCTCTGGAGTCTTCTCACCATGAGCCCAGCACTTTATGTTGCATGTCCGATTTAGCTTTCTCTCCTGCAGTGAAAGATCCAGTGGTTACTGTATCCCTaagacatcttcaaattATGTAATCTGGACACTAAATAACTCGAGCCGGATTAGATGCCGACTTCCCTCGTCGTACGTCAAATGACGGTCGATCTGATCATGAGACTCGCTTGTGAATGGTGAGtaccttcctttttctgtttTGAAGAATGATCTTGTGCACATGAATATTCGCCACTGTCAACATCcgatcttcatcccacAACACCTCTCTACGCTGTGCTAAGTTGTCTTAGCGAATAAGCAGGCccggcaagaagaagagaaaaccTAATCGAGTCTCACCTGGCACCTCGCTCAACTTATTTATTTACCTCTTGCATTGGGATAAACGAGCCCAATCTatatccatcttctccccgGACAAGCAATGGCAATGTCTGTGGACGGAAAGCAGCCTTTTTTCCCCCCACCAGCCTACTCCCCTCGCCGGGCTTCTGCAGCTTTAGTCGCCACCAACCCATATACCAACGCCACCTACCATTCTCCCAATGCCGAATTCGAACTCTATGCGCAAGTTGATGAATACagccttcctccttctttcacagAATTGCCGAGACTCGACAAGCTTGTCGCTGTACACGATATCATTCTTCAACACTTTTCAGATATTGAACCACTCAAAGCGCTTACTCTGAGCTCCGAGGTCTATGATCTCGTCGTACCCTACGTATACCGCCATGTCAAGGCTAGCAAAGGACTATTGGCAGGCCTTGAATTCCGGTCAAAGgcttggaagagaaagcaGAAAGCTTTAAGCTACGTGAAAGTTCTGAAAATTGACAGtatggaagagatgtggCGAATCGCAATGTTGGGTTACAAAGAGTACTCAAACCTCCCTAGATCGTACACCAAACTCTTTCCGGAAGTTCGAAAAGTCGTCATAGCCCAAGAGGTTTTATCTGGGATCTACGTcatgaagagagaaggagagccTCAAAGGACTTGGAGTATAGAGGAATTAAGGACAGCGTTGAGATTACAGCTTTCACCGATGGTCAGAGAGGTGATAAGCCCACTGCCTCGAGAAA from Cryptococcus deuterogattii R265 chromosome 11, complete sequence includes the following:
- a CDS encoding 60S ribosomal protein L12 is translated as MPPKFDPSEVKIIYLRATGGEVGASSALAPKIGPLGLSPKKVGEDIAKATGDWKGLRVTVQLTIQNRQAAVSVVPSASSLVIKALKEPPRDRKKEKNIKHSGNVPLDQIYDIARKMAHKSFAKDLSGGVREILGTAHSVGCTVDGKNPHDVIVAIQEGEIVVPDE